The sequence below is a genomic window from Mycobacterium heidelbergense.
CGGCCTGGAGATCCCCGCCGGCCGCATCGACGAGGCCATAGCCAAGGTCGACGGCCTCGTCGGTGACCTGATGAAAAGCACCGGCATCCCGGGGATGGCGGTGGCGATTGTCCACGGCGGAAAGACGGTGTATGCCAAGGGCTTCGGTGTCAGGGACGCAACCAAGGGCGGCGCACAGGACAACAAGGTCGACGCCGACACCGTCTTCCAGTTGGCCTCGGTGTCGAAATCGATCGGCGCGACGGTGGTGGCGCACGAGGTCAGCGACAACGTCATCGCCTGGGACGGTGACACCTTCACGTTCACCGTGACCGACGAAAACGCACCGCCCGGAACGATTTCCAAGGCCGTGTTCTCCGGGTTCCCCGGCGCCACGCTGAACCTGGAGTACTTCGACTCCGACAAGCTGGGAACCTTCACCCGATGAACCGGGGACTGGCCGACGCCGAGGTGGCACAGCGGGTCGCCGAAGGCAAGGGCAACGCCGTTCCGGACCGCGCCACCCGTAGCACCGCGGCGATCGTCCGGGCCAACGTCTTCACCCGCATCAACGCGATCCTGGGCGTGTTGCTGATGATCGTGCTGGCGACCGGCTCGGTGATCAACGGGTTGTTCGGCCTGCTCATCGTCGCCAACAGCGTCATCGGCATGGTCCAGGAGATCCGGGCCAAGCAGACGCTGGACAAGCTGGCGATCGTCGGGCAGGCGAAACCCTTGGTGCGCAGGCAATCCGGAACTCGCACGTTGTTGCCCGGCGAGGTCGTGCTCGACGACATCATCGAGCTCGGCCCAGGGGACCAGGTCGTCGTCGACGGCGAGATCGTCGAGGGGGAGAACCTAGAGGTCGACGAATCGCTGCTGACCGGCGAGGCCGACCCCATCGCCAAGGCCCCCGGCGACGCGGTGATGTCGGGAAGCTTCGTCGTCGCGGGCATCGGCGCCTATCGCGCCACCAAGGTCGGCCCGCAGGCCTACGCCGCCCAGCTCGCCGCGGAGGCCAGCAAGTTCACCCTGGTGAAATCCGAACTGCGGAATGGGATTAACCGAATCCTTCAGTTCGTCACCTACCTGTTGGTGCCGGCCGGCCTGCTGACGATCTACACGCAGTTGTTCACCACGCACGCGGGGTGGCGGCAGTCCGTGCTGCGGACGGTGGGCGCGCTGGTGCCCATGGTGCCCGAAGGGCTGGTCCTGCTGACGTCGGTCGCGTTCGCTGTCGGCGTCGTCCGGCTCGGTCAACGCCGATGCCTGGTGCAGGAATTGCCCGCCATCGAGGGGCTGGCGCGCGTCGACGTGGTGTGCGCGGACAAGACCGGAACCCTGACCGAAAACGGTATGCGGGTTTCCGAGGTCTCCGAAATCGGGGCACGGGCCGCGCCAGCGGAGACGGTCGCCGACGTGCTGGCCTCGCTGGCGGCGGCCGACGCGCGTCCCAATGCCAGCATGCGGGCGATCGCCGAAACCTATAATCGGCCGCCGGGCTGGACCGCAACTGCCACAGCACCTTTCAAGTCGGCCACCAAGTGGAGCGGCGTGTCCTACCGCGGTCACGGCGACTGGGTGATCGGTGCGCCCGACGTGCTGCTCGATCCGTCGTCGGCGGCCGCCGAGCGCGCCGAGCGGATCGGAGCCCAAGGGCTGCGGGTGCTGCTGTTGGGTCGCGCCGACATGGCCGTGGATCACCCGGAAGTGCCGGGCCGGGTCACCCCCGTCGCGCTGGTGGTGCTCGAGCAGAAGGTGCGTCCCGACGCCCGCGCAACCCTGGATTATTTTGCTGCCCAGGATGTTTCGGTCAAGGTGATCTCCGGCGACAATGCGGTGTCGGTCGGTGCCGTCGCGAGCAGGCTCGGCCTGAGTGGCGACACGATGGATGCCCGCCAACTGCCCACCGACCCGGCCGAATTGGCCGGCGCGCTGGAGTCCTACACGACCTTCGGCCGGGTGCGGCCCGACCAGAAACGCGCCATCGTGCGCGCCCTGCAATCGCACGGCCACAGCGTGGCGATGACCGGCGACGGCGTCAACGATGTGCTCGCACTCAAGGATGCCGACATCGGCGTCGCGATGGGGGCGGGCAGCCCGGCGTCCCGCGCGGTGGCACAGATCGTCCTGCTGGACAACAGGTTTGCCACGCTGCCGTATGTCGTGGGCGAGGGCCGCCGGGTGATCGGGAACATCGAGCGGGTCGCCAGCCTGTTCCTCACCAAGACGGTGTACTCGGTGTTGCTGGCGGTGCTCGTCGGCACCGAATGCCTGTTGTCCAAGCCGCTCAAGGTCGACCCCCTGCTGTATCCGTTCCAGCCGATCCACGTCACCATCGCGGCCTGGTTCACCATCGGGATCCCGTCGTTCATCCTGTCGCTGGCACCCAACAACGAACGCGCCTACCCGGGCTTTGTGCGCCGAGTGTTGAGTTCCGCGCTGCCGTCCGGGCTCATCGTCGGCACCGCGACCTTCGTCTCCTACCTAGTGGCCTACCACGGCCGTCATGCCACGTTTCAGCAGCAGGACCAGGCGTCGACCGCGGCGCTGATCACGCTGCTGGCGACCGCGCTCTGGGTGCTCGCCGTCGCGGCCCGTCCCTACCAGTGGTGGCGGGTGGCGCTGGTAGTTTTCTCGGCGCTGGCCTACGTGGTGATTTTCAGCGTCCCGCTGGCTCAGCGGAAGTTCCTGCTCGACCCGTCGAATATCGTGGTGACATCGGCCGCGCTGGGAATCGGTGTGCTCGGCGCCGCGGCGATCGAGGCGACCTGGTGGATCCGGGCCAGGATGCTGGGCGTGCGGCCAAGGTTGTGGCGGGAGCCCGGGGGAGCCGCCAAGTAGGATTTCCGGGGATTCTCGGGAAGGGGACGCGAGGGTGGGCACGTACTCCGACACCATCCACAGGGTGCAAGAGGCCGCGGGATCCGCGGCAGCGGACGACAAGCGGAACTGAGCGCATGGCGAAGCTATCGGGATCTATCGACGTACCGCTGGCCCCCGAGGTGGCCTGGCAGCATGCCTCGGACCTGTCCCGGTACAAGGATTGGCTGACCATCCACCGGGTGTGGCGCAGCCAGCTGCCCGACGACATCGAAAAGGGCACGGTCGTCGAGTCGATCGTCGAGGTCAAGGGCATGTACAACCGGATCAGGTGGACGGTCGTGCGCTACAAGCCGCCGGAAGGCATGACGCTCAACGGCGACGGCGTCGGCGGCGTCAAGGTCAAGCTGATGGCGAAGGTTCAGCCCAAAAACGACGGCTCCGTCGTCAGCTTCGACGTGCATCTCGGCGGCCCGGCGCTGTTCGGGCCGATCGGCATGATCGTCGCCGCCGCGTTGCGCGGCGACATCAAGGAATCGTTGCAGAACTTCGTCACGGTGTTCACCCGGCCCGACCCGCGCATGAACGGGGATCGTGGCGGCCGCTGACCGATTCGGCCGATGAGTTTTCCGGCTGGCGGCGCCGAGTCTGCGCTGGCGGCATCGAGCCTGCGTTCAGGGCTGGTTTTTCGCCTCGGGCGCCGCAACCACCGCAGTCTCGATGCCCCAGCCAACAGCGGCCCGACGAACCTCCAGCGAGACCGCCAGCGGTCTCGCCACGCTAGCGCGACGTTCGGTCACACGGGCCCACGGCTACGTCGGCTAATCTCGCAACCATGACTCGGCGGCTGCGCCCTGGGTGGCTGGTGGCGTTTTTCGCCCTGCTCATTTCGGCCAGCGCCTGGATGCCGTGGCTGACGACGGCGGTCAACGGCGGGGGCTGGGCCAACGCCATCGGCGGCACCCACGGCAACCTGGTGCTACCGCGGGGGTTCGGTGCGGGCCAGCTGATCGTGCTGCTGTCGTCGACGCTGCTGGTGGCCGGCGCGATGGTGGGCCGTGGCCTGTCGGTCAAGCTGGCTTCGATTGCCGCGCTGGTCATTTCGCTGCTCATCGTGGGGCTGACGGTGTGGTACTACAAGCTCAACGTCAACCCGCCGGTGTCGGCGGAATACGGGCTCTACGTCGGCGCGGTCGGCGCCGTGGGTGCGGTGGCATGCTCGGCTACGGCGGTGATTGTCGCGGCGGCTTCCGGCCGATTCAGCCGGTGAGGTCCGATGCCGGCGGGAATTCGTGCTTCCCCGAGTTGGCGCTGTCCTCGGGTTCGTTGACGCCGAACACGAAGGGCGCGAACACGACCTCGCGGCCGTCGGGGTCGCGATAGGTGACCGAACCCGCCGCTTCCCAATACGGGTGCTGCTCGATGGCCGCCATCCCCGCCGCCCGAAGGCGCGCGATCGCGGCGTGCTGCGCCTGCTCGTCGGGGAAGTACAGGCACAGCTGTTCGTGGTGGTCCACGGCGACGGGATCGACCGACTCGACGATTTCCAGTGTCAGGTTCCAGCTGGGCAGGCCGAATATGGCACCGTTGCTGCCGTAGCTGGCCTCGAACGTTTCGTAGAGCGGCAGCCCCACCAGGTCGCGGTAAAACCGCACGGTTTCTTCGAAGTTCGACGAGCGGCGGGCGAAGCGTATGGCGCCGATCGACGCCAACCTCGGGGGCCAGTGCGTTGTCCGGCGGTGGGGTTCGGGCCACATCGTCACGCCTGGCGAGGCATCCATACGCGGCACGCTACTCGGGGAGGGCGCACCCATTTCGGCCGTATCCGGCCGCCGAGGGGCATGAAGGAGGCGGCCCCGTCGGCTCTCGGGCTGAACCGACGGGACCTGGTGGGCGCCTCGGCCGGCCGACGCATCCCACCTCTTTTGCAACATTGCCGCCGGGGGCGGTCGACAAACATGCTGACTCGGCCTTCGCGGTCGACGTTAAGGGCCGGCGCTGACCTACGTGAACTCGCCTTTTGCGCTGTTCAGGGCTCGCCGAACCGTTTGGCGGCGCCCTCGACAAGCTCGGTCGGCTCGGGTCCATGTCTCGCCGCGGCCACGATCGTCGGGTCGTGGCGGCTGTCCGGAAAACGTGCAGCGATAGCCGCTGTCGGCCAACAGGTTTCGTGGCCCCGCCGAGTGTGGTCAGCTTCCGGCGCGCGCACTTGCGCTGAAACCGGTGCGTTGCGACACGGTCACGGATGCGTACCTATCCGCAGATCACTAGTCACATTAGCCACGTGAATCACTATCGTCACATAAGCCAACTGCAGACGTCAATGCGACGGCCTGCTCCTGGAAGGGTGTGACATTGACGGCGATTTTTCGAGTCCTGTCGCTATCGGTGGCGTCGATGACCGCCATCGGTTTTTTTGTTGCGATAGGCCCCGCGCCATCGGCGAACGCCACGCCTTGCGGCGCCCCCGAAGCGAACGTGGAACCTCCGGCCGCCCCCCCGCCGATGCCGGCGCCCCAACCGGTCGTCCAGCCACCGACTGGGCGCAGGCCCTCCCACACGAATGACCAGGCGCCATTGCCCAAGTTGGGTCCGCTGATCTCTTCCCTAATCAGGCCGGGCGCGGGGGCCCAGCGATACTCCGCACCGATACAACCTCAGGCGGGGGTGGTTCCACCGCCCGGGCCGAACCCTCCCGCGCCGGGCTTCCCGCAGTCGCCGAACGCCACCCAGTTGCAGCCGGATGCGGCGCCCGTTCATCCGCAGCCGGCACCACAGCCGGCAGCGCAACCGGCACCACCGCCTCCCGACTCGATCGCGGGGGCACCGACATCGCTCGTTGACTGGGTGACCGGACCGAACGGCCCGAATAAGACCCTGCAACGTTTCGGCATCTCCGGGACCGACCTCGGAATCGCCTGGGACAACGGCGATCCCGCCAACCATCAGATCCTCATGGCCTTTGGTGACACATTCGGCTACTGCAAGGTCCACGGTCAAGAATGGCGATACAACGTCTTGTTCCGCAGTTCCGATCATGACTTGTCGCACGGAATCCACGTGGCCGACGGGGTGCCCAACGACAAGTACTCGGGCTCGCCGGTGTGGACGAACGGCCTGTCCAAACAGGTCGTCAACACCATTCACAAGGCGTCGCACGAGACGGGAATCATTCCGACCGCCGCGATCTCCCTCGGCAGAACCCAGTACATGAGCTACATGTCCATCAGGCAGTGGGGTCGCGACGGCGAATGGTCGACGAACTACTCGGCGATCGCCAGGTCCAACGACAACGGCCAGAACTGGGGGATCTTCCCCACCAGCATCCGCACGGCTTCGGCGGACGCCATCCCGGGAGCCGGGTTCACGCCGGGGAACGAAAATTTCCAAATGGGCGCGTTCATGAAGGGTAACGACGGCTACATCTACCAGTTCGGAACTCCATCCGGGCGCGGCGGCGCGGCGTTCCTGTCGCGAGTTACCCCGAACCAGCTGCCGGACCTGTCCAAGTACCAGTACTGGAACGGCGACGACGGCGGGCGGTGGGTCCCGGCCAATCCGGGGGCGGCGACGCCGATTTTCCCGGGCCCCGTCGGCGAAATGTCGGCCCAGTACAACAACTATCTGAAGCAATACCTGGTGCTGTACACCAACGGTGGCAGCAACGACGTCGTGGCCAGGACTGCGCCGACCCCGCAAGGACCGTGGAGCCCGGAGCAACCGCTCGTGTCGTCGTTCCAGATGCCCGGCGGCATCTACGCGCCGATGATCCATCCCTGGTCGTCGGGTCGCGACCTGTACTTCAACCTGTCGCTGTGGTCGGCCTACGACGTGATGCTGATGCACACCGTGCTGCCGTAGTCGTGCTCCGGGGGTACCTCAAGGACCGCCAGCTGCCTCGGCGCGACGGACTTGACCAACCCGCTACTGGGCACCCCGACCGACATGCCTCGTACGCGGTTCGTATCCCTCGGTGCAGGATTTCGTCTCCGGCTTTCCTTCCCGCCCCACCTCACGGTGATGTAGTTGCCTTAGCTAAGAGTTAATCACCTTCTCCTGCAAGAGGACTCACGCCTCCTAGCGAATGCCTATGTTGGGCGTACACGGCGGTTGGTCCCCTTCTTGGGAAGGGGACCAACCGCCATCGGTGGTCACCGGCTCGCATCGGCGACCATCACGGATTCAGAGCAACTTGAGGAGCGCTGCGATCAATGACCCAACATTGCTTGCCAACGCTCCGGCGAAGTTACCCAACATCGACGGGAGATTCGATAGCACTGACGGAATGCTTTGCAACAACTGCGTCAATCCAGCGCTAATGTCGCCGATGACAGGACTCAGGGATGGCCAGCCATTGATCAGCTGATTCGTGAGCCCCTGGAATGCAGTCGCGAGACTGCCGCCACTCATGATATTGACCGCACCAGGAACGACGATTTGATTGGCGAGACCAGGCGCGAGCGTGTTCAACAAACCGTTGAGCAGGCCGAAGGAGCTGAACAAACCATCGCTACCCTTCAAGGGTACCTATATTGCGTTGGTAATCGGGCCGATAGCTCGTGTTGATGATCAAGTCGGATCCAGTTCCTCAGTCCACGGACGCCGCCGATGTGCCTGAGGTAGAAGATGGGGTATCGCAGTCAATGACTTGGGTTTTGCCACGCCGCCTCTGGGGCGGTAACGCCATAAGCCTTGAGTTCCATAACTGCGGGGTTTCGCGGGGTCGTCCGTCGTCGGCGCATTTGAAGTCGACTGTCGCCCACTCTGCCGGCACGAATCCTTCATGCGCGAGCCTCAGGGGTTAGTAGCGGTAGCCCGCGACTCGGCTAACAACCATCGTTCGACACACGGCCCTGGCGCAGCTCGGCGGCGTGGCATCCGCAGACTTGTCGGCGGTCGCTGGGAAGATGGGCGCGCCGCGAACGCGGGAAGGAGGCGCTATGTCATCGCTGTACGCGTGCGAGCCAGTTGGCGCCGCGTGGCTGCCATGCGGCGGCGACCTAGATCGATGCGTCGGCACGATGGCCCGCTGGCTGCACGACAACGGCAAGAACTACGACCGCCGTGCCCTCGTGCTGCCGTACAAGGGTGACCTGAACTGGGGCGGCAAGCACCCACAGTCGTATGTGGCCAACAAGAACGTTGGGAGCCGCAAGGGCAAGCACGGCGAATCGGGCGGCCCGGTGTTGGCTTTCGTGCCCGACCTCGAAATCCTTGAGCGGGCGATTCGGCTGGCTGACAGACAGGTGATCGGCGTTGTTGAACATGCGCCGGGGCACATGGAGGGTTGGGCTGCCGCGACGAAGGCGCTCAATTTCGTTACGCGAGAACGTCACCCCGGCGTACCTGCCGAAATTCACGAAACTCTGAACGATTTGGAGCGGGCCGGATACAACGGTTACCACCGCGACCGAGAGCCATTCTTCGCACACGGCTACTTTGGTCCAATCGACAAACTGATGGAAGCGGGCTACACCTACGAGTTTGTCGCGAGTTACCTTCTGGCGCTGGGATCTTTCGCCAGTCGGGTTGGCGAACACCTCAAGAGGATCTACGTACCGCGCGAGAAAAGGCGAAAGATCAGCAAGCGATACGGCGGATGATGAGCCCTAGGCTAAAAGTGCAACGTCACCAAAGTACTTGACGACCACCTAAATACACAATACGCAGGCCGCATGACGTGGACGACGCCGATTCGTATCGCTCCAGCGCTGGCGCGCATGGTGGTAAGCGCTACGGAGGTGATCAATTATTCATAGATAAATCGCAATTATTATGCGAGATATGCTGTGGAACAGCATATCTCGGAGCAGCACCGGTGCGTCGGTGTTTGGCGTCGTGCTCGCGCAGCGCGCCGCTACGCCGTTGGACCTCATGTACTTACATTCGGCGCCGGCAGGGTGCCGTGCTGTTCGGCGAGTACGTCGTAGGGTACGAGGCGGTGGTGTCAGGGGGCGAGTGCTTCTTTCTTGCACTCATTGCATTCGCTGGAAGCCACTGTGGTGATGCTGATTTGGCGTCGGCGTAGCTGTACCTGTAGTCGTGGAAGGATTCGTGGATCGTCGAGCGCGATGTCTTGTTGATGGCCGCCACCGTCGCGCGCGACTTCGACGTCGGCGTCGCAGTCCCATAGTGCGAGTGCCTCGCCGCCGTTGTAGCCCGATCGGTAATGAATGCCGGTGATTTCAGGTCCAGCGGGGTGGTCCTCGTAGATGGCGCGGGCCCACTGCTGCGTTAATGAGCGGGCTTCGTTGCCGTCGCCGAGAGCCGGCAGCGCGCCGATCGCCATGGCCGCGCCTTTTGCTGCAAGGTTGAACATCGCCAGGGGGGTGGTGGGGGCGATGATGGCAACCCGGTAGTTGGGGCAGATCGAGGCGATGCCCGCGTCGCCGAATACTTCGCATGCCGAAGTTGCCAAGTCCTCGCCGACGTAGAGGACTCGTCGGCCCGTCGAGTCAACGGCCGGAGGGTCTGCGGGCAGGTGGTGGTCGAACCGCGCCGTTGGCCCGTATCGCCGGAAGGTAACACCGTCGGGTGTGTACTTGCCCTGGTGATAGACGCGACACCACCACCAGCGTTCTGAGGCGGCCGGTGGGTTCCACGCCAGACTCGTTTCGCTTTAGGCAGCGGGTGTGAGGGTAGGCCGAGCTTTCTTACCATCCGGCCGCGGTCAGGTTGCGCGCGACCTTGATGACCGATGCACTTCCGTTCGCGATCATTTCCTCGCGCGGGGTGCGCCCGTCAAATTCGGGGTGAGGACGCATCATCCATCGCGAGAGGCTCACGGGTCCGCCCGCAAAGGCCGCCTGTAGGACGTTCAGATCGGGGAGGGCACCGGTGGTGTTGTCCGGGTCGAATTGCCAACGAGGCAGCCGCCATTCACGGCCCACCTTGATACCGACAAGCTTTCGTGATTCGAGTTTGTCGGTGACGCTCTGCGGGCTGATTCCCAGCAATTCGGCGGCAGCTTCCCTGCCGATGCTGTTGGCGGCGAGGTCGCGTCGCTGCGCGAACTGGTCGGTGAGGTCGGCAACGACTGCCTCGGCTGCGCTCACCGAGTCTGGCGCCGGTCCCCAGAAGCGCTCATCGAGGCCGTCGTCGGGCGATGCCGTCACGGCCTCCTCCAGCCGCGCAAGCTCGGACTCGTCGGCTTCGTTGACCAGAGCCTCCAACTCGGCACGCAACCGAGACTTGTCATCGGAGCCGGGATCAGCCGGTGAGGGTGCTTCGTCGACTTTTTCGACCGCGATGATGGCCAGTCCGGCGTTCTGCAACGCCTGCTCGAGTTGATCGCGGCTGGGGATGTCCCACGGCAGATTCTTCGGGAGTCGCCGAGCGCCTCGGCTGCCGACGGGCATGCGCTCAACCACCAGGATTTCAGCCATGTCTGCAGGATACGCAAGATATGCTATCTACGCTAGGACTGGCCCTGGTTCGGCATGGTGCTCAGACTGGCGGTCCCTTTGAGCGCATCGAAGCACGAATTAGCGGCGACAACGCTGAACCGCTGCGCGGCTCGTTCCCGACAGACCTGGACGACATCACTTCCCGACTCGACGCCGCGGCTTGATTGACTATCTCCCGCCACGGTGCGTCATCTGATGCCAAAAAATCACCGACCACAGCAAGCCAGGGTCGGTCGGCGGGCAACAAAAAACCACCGCTGACCTACATCGAGTGCCCCTTCGATACACCCCATCGAGTGCCCATCGAGTGCCCCCGGCAGGATTCGAACCTGCGACACCGGCTTTAGGAGAGCCGTGCTCTATCCCCTGAGCTACGAGGGCGGACGGGCTGAGTTTACCGGCTGGGTCCGGCACCACGTCGTCGGCGGCGACTCGGTCACCGCAGTTCCGCGATGACCTTCGCGAAGTTGCCGATGTGGTTGTCCTGCACGGTAAAGGACGTGACTCCGTATTTTTCGCGATAGCCGGACAACGTGTCGGCCATCTCGCGGGGTGTTCCGGAGAGCACCGACGGCATGGACAGAATCTCCTCATCGGACAGGCCTGAAGCGTACCGGCGGGTCATGCTCAAGTCGGGAAGGGTCTCACCCTCGGCCGGCACGGCGGTGATCGCGAGGTTCAGCTCCAGCGGATCAAAGCGATCGCCGGCGGCGTCGCGAACGAACTGGACGCGTTCGGCCAGCGGGTCATCGACGTCGCGCACCCTGGCGCCGGTCAGCCCGATGATGTCGGCATGCCGCGCGGCCAGGGTCAGCACGCGGTCGCCGTTGCCGGCGATGAGGATCGGGACCGTCGGGTGATGCTCCTTCAGATACTTCGTCATGTGCTCGAGGTAGTCGACTCGGGCGCCGGCGCTGGGATACGGCAGCTCGGCGGCCTCGAATTCTTCCCGAACGTAACCGGTGCCCAGCCCGACCTCGAGGCGGCCGTCGCTGAGCACGTCCAAGGCTTGCAGGTCCCTGCCGAGCAGGGCGGGTTTGTAGAAGGCGGCGTTGAGCACGTACATGCTCAGCCGCATGCTCGTGGTGACCATCGCAACCGCGGTCAGCGTCGGAAAGGGCGCGGCGGCGCCCAAATGGTCGGGCACACACAGAACGTCGAATCCCACGTCTTCGGCCCGTTTGGCCTTCTCCAGCAGGGCTTCGCGAGACTTGAAAAAGCGCATGCTCATCGCGAATCGGAATTCCTTGGCCACCAACAACCTCCGCTCAACCAACTAAGGACAATTACCAATGACGGGCCGCGGCCGCCAAGCCCCGCACCAGGGCGCTGGTGACCGGCGACAGGCCGTCGGCGCCCGGCAGCGGGCTGCGCGGACTAAGACCCCTGACGCGGACCGAAAGTTCCAGCTGCGTCCCGCCGTTGCGCACCCGGTTCACCGGGTTGTCGGGATGGAGGCCCCGTAGTTCCGGCGGGATGTCGTCGATGTCGGTGACGACCTGGTAGCCGGTCACCCGGACGTGCCGGGCCAGGTGGGCCGCCAGCGCGCGGTTGCGTCCCCCGGCCAGCAGCTGTGTGCCGCGCCCGAGGCGCCCGTAGCCGTGCAACGAGACCGCGACGTCGACATGGTCGAGGAACTCGGCGAGCCGCGGCGACTCATCCGGGTCGTACCGGGCCGACGGTAGGTGGTGCGGATAGCGGTCGGGATGGCGCAGCACGTACACCGACGCGTCGGCGGCCTCGGCGGCTCGCTCGGCGATGACGTCCGTCATTTCCTCCAGGCCGCCGCCATGGATGGCCAGGAAGCCGAAACGCGACCGCAGCTGGCTCTCCTCGATCACTCCGGGTTCGCTCAGCAGCGCCGAAAGCGATTGTGGCGCTGGGGTGTTCACCGAGACGGGACGCGGCCAGCGCGCGGGATCCCAGCGGCGCAAGAAGTCGATCCAGCGTTGCGGCAACCCGTGGTGCACGGCGCCCTCGATGATCCTGGGCAGATAGCCCGGCCGGGGCGGACCCGGAGTCACCCGGTGATCGACGTAGACCCAGGCCGGCGACGGCCCGCCGCCGGTGTGCACGGTCAGCCGGTCGCGCCGGTAGCGCACCGGCACGCCCTCGGCGCCGTCCAACGCCGCCAGGTCGTCGTCGGAAAGCCGCCAGAGCACCCCGTGCACCTGGTTGCCGGCGAACGGCTCGACGGTGGCGACGCCGCGCTGGTTGATCAGCCAATCGTGATCGGACAGCACCGCCGGCCGCGGATCGGTGGCGCCGGGACAGCGCAGCGCCATCTGCGTGACGCACAGATTCGACCCATACGCGAAATAGAGATGCCGGCGGCGCGGCATCTAGTCGGTCACCGTCTTGACGCCGGGGCGGGGGAGCTTGCTTACGCGGCGGCGCGCACGATCTCGAAGCAAGTTGACTCCCCGCGAGCCTTTTCACGGACAACGACGCCTCCATCCTGCCGTACCGCGCGACGTGCGCGCTACGGAGTGGGACGGCCGGACCGGAGCCACCGGCGCCGGTGATGTCGGGCGCCTCACGCTGAGCCGGTCGCGGTCAGGTAGATCAGCACGACGTTCAACAGGCTGATCATGATGGCGACCGCCCAGCCGATCACCGTCGTGACGGGATGGTTGGCGTCGCTGCCCATCAGGTCGCGCTTGCTGGTCAGCCTCACCAGCGGAAGCACCGCGAACGGGATGCCGAAGGACAGTACGACCTGGGATAACACCAGCGCGCGGGTCGGGTCGAAACCGAGCGCCAGGATCGCCACCGCGGGGCACAGTGTGACCAGCCGGCGCACCAGCATGGGGACCGACCGATGGAGCAATCCCTGCATGATCATGGCGCCGGCGTAGGCGCCCACCGACGACGACGCCAAGCCGGACGCGAGCAGCCCGACCGCGAACAGCACCGCGATCGTCGCGCCCAACGTGTTGTGGATCGCGGTGTAGGCGCCGTCGATGGACGCGGATTCTGGGTGGCCCTGCAGGTTGATCGCGGCGACGAGCAGCATCGCCGCGTTCACCGTCCCGGCGACGGCCATCGCCAACACGACGTCCACGCGGGTGACACGCAGCAGCCAGCGCCGGTCGGGGCCGGGCTCGGGATGTCCGTGCCGATCCAGGACCAGGCCCGAGTGCATGTACACCGCGTGCGGCATCACGGTGGCGCCCAGGATGGCGGCGGCCAGCAGCACGCTTTCGGCGCCGTGGAAGCGCGGCACCAACCCGCCGACCACGGCGTCGGGCGGTGGCGTGGCGACAAAGAAACTGGCCGCGAAGCCGACGGCGATGACGAGCAGCAAGCCCGTGATGACACGCTCGAAAAGAATCTGCCCGCGGCGGTCTTTGATCGCCAGCAGCAGTAACGAGATCACCCCGGTGATGATCCCGCCGAGCGGCAGCGGCAACCCGAACAGAATGCGCAAGGCGATGGCCCCGCCGATCACTTCGGCCACATCGGTCGCCATGGCCACGATTTCGGCCTGCGCCCAAAAGGTCAGCCGGAGTGGGCGGCTCATCCGCTTGCCGATCGCCGCGGGCAGCGACCGCCCGGTCACCAGCCCGAGTTTCGCCGACAGGTACTGCACGAGGCCCGCCGCCACGTTGGCGGCGACGATGACCCATAGCAGCAAATAGCCGAACTGCGTGCCCGAACTGACGTTGGCCGCCACGTTTCCGGGATCGACGTAGGCGATCGCGGC
It includes:
- a CDS encoding type II toxin-antitoxin system Rv0910 family toxin, whose amino-acid sequence is MAKLSGSIDVPLAPEVAWQHASDLSRYKDWLTIHRVWRSQLPDDIEKGTVVESIVEVKGMYNRIRWTVVRYKPPEGMTLNGDGVGGVKVKLMAKVQPKNDGSVVSFDVHLGGPALFGPIGMIVAAALRGDIKESLQNFVTVFTRPDPRMNGDRGGR
- a CDS encoding cation-translocating P-type ATPase; the encoded protein is MNRGLADAEVAQRVAEGKGNAVPDRATRSTAAIVRANVFTRINAILGVLLMIVLATGSVINGLFGLLIVANSVIGMVQEIRAKQTLDKLAIVGQAKPLVRRQSGTRTLLPGEVVLDDIIELGPGDQVVVDGEIVEGENLEVDESLLTGEADPIAKAPGDAVMSGSFVVAGIGAYRATKVGPQAYAAQLAAEASKFTLVKSELRNGINRILQFVTYLLVPAGLLTIYTQLFTTHAGWRQSVLRTVGALVPMVPEGLVLLTSVAFAVGVVRLGQRRCLVQELPAIEGLARVDVVCADKTGTLTENGMRVSEVSEIGARAAPAETVADVLASLAAADARPNASMRAIAETYNRPPGWTATATAPFKSATKWSGVSYRGHGDWVIGAPDVLLDPSSAAAERAERIGAQGLRVLLLGRADMAVDHPEVPGRVTPVALVVLEQKVRPDARATLDYFAAQDVSVKVISGDNAVSVGAVASRLGLSGDTMDARQLPTDPAELAGALESYTTFGRVRPDQKRAIVRALQSHGHSVAMTGDGVNDVLALKDADIGVAMGAGSPASRAVAQIVLLDNRFATLPYVVGEGRRVIGNIERVASLFLTKTVYSVLLAVLVGTECLLSKPLKVDPLLYPFQPIHVTIAAWFTIGIPSFILSLAPNNERAYPGFVRRVLSSALPSGLIVGTATFVSYLVAYHGRHATFQQQDQASTAALITLLATALWVLAVAARPYQWWRVALVVFSALAYVVIFSVPLAQRKFLLDPSNIVVTSAALGIGVLGAAAIEATWWIRARMLGVRPRLWREPGGAAK
- a CDS encoding DUF4185 domain-containing protein, with product MTAIGFFVAIGPAPSANATPCGAPEANVEPPAAPPPMPAPQPVVQPPTGRRPSHTNDQAPLPKLGPLISSLIRPGAGAQRYSAPIQPQAGVVPPPGPNPPAPGFPQSPNATQLQPDAAPVHPQPAPQPAAQPAPPPPDSIAGAPTSLVDWVTGPNGPNKTLQRFGISGTDLGIAWDNGDPANHQILMAFGDTFGYCKVHGQEWRYNVLFRSSDHDLSHGIHVADGVPNDKYSGSPVWTNGLSKQVVNTIHKASHETGIIPTAAISLGRTQYMSYMSIRQWGRDGEWSTNYSAIARSNDNGQNWGIFPTSIRTASADAIPGAGFTPGNENFQMGAFMKGNDGYIYQFGTPSGRGGAAFLSRVTPNQLPDLSKYQYWNGDDGGRWVPANPGAATPIFPGPVGEMSAQYNNYLKQYLVLYTNGGSNDVVARTAPTPQGPWSPEQPLVSSFQMPGGIYAPMIHPWSSGRDLYFNLSLWSAYDVMLMHTVLP
- a CDS encoding VOC family protein — translated: MDASPGVTMWPEPHRRTTHWPPRLASIGAIRFARRSSNFEETVRFYRDLVGLPLYETFEASYGSNGAIFGLPSWNLTLEIVESVDPVAVDHHEQLCLYFPDEQAQHAAIARLRAAGMAAIEQHPYWEAAGSVTYRDPDGREVVFAPFVFGVNEPEDSANSGKHEFPPASDLTG
- a CDS encoding RES family NAD+ phosphorylase, translated to MAWNPPAASERWWWCRVYHQGKYTPDGVTFRRYGPTARFDHHLPADPPAVDSTGRRVLYVGEDLATSACEVFGDAGIASICPNYRVAIIAPTTPLAMFNLAAKGAAMAIGALPALGDGNEARSLTQQWARAIYEDHPAGPEITGIHYRSGYNGGEALALWDCDADVEVARDGGGHQQDIALDDPRILPRLQVQLRRRQISITTVASSECNECKKEALAP